In Temnothorax longispinosus isolate EJ_2023e unplaced genomic scaffold, Tlon_JGU_v1 HiC_scaffold_728, whole genome shotgun sequence, the genomic window TGtgcaaatatgtttttatgttgtaaaCATTAAAGTAccatttatctttaattactGTCAGTTAATGCACGATagtttaaactaaaattagtactaaattctaaaaatttagtattAATTTGGCAACTAAATCGCAGTAATAACAAATACACAAGTAATGTCAAATGTCCTAATTTCCTACGCTATGTGCACAAAAAGtgtttcgtatttttattctcttgaAGGCTCCAGCGCATTCTGGATCATCATTTTACAACTATAAAGGACAACACAGTATCGTGCTAATGGCCTTGGTATCGGCAGATTATAAGTTTTTGATGGTAGATATAGGAGCTCAAGGTCGCCATAGTGACGGtggtatttttaaaaactctgAGATTGGCCATCGATTCAATGAAGGGCTAATGAATTTACCTCCTCCATCTATTATTGATTCAGCACACACTCAACCACTTCCATTCGTAATAGTAGCAGACGAAGCTTTTCAACTAAATTCATTTACTATGAGACCTTACCCAGGGCGAAATATGACTGCAGAAAGACGAATATTCAACTATAGATTGTCCAGAGCACGAAGAGTTGTCGAGAATGCTTTTGGTATTATGGCAGCACGATGGAGAATCTACCAGAAGCCCATGAACACATCGCTGGCTACGACCGAAGGAATTGTGCAAGCTACCATTTGCCTTCACAATTTTATGATGACGAGAGATCATTATTGTGACGACAGCTTTGCTGATCGTGTGAATTACAACAATAATATCGTGGCAAACGGTGCGTGGCGAGAGAATGTACCAGTAATAGGTGCAATTCAAAATTATCGAGATGCCGGTTTAAACAAGTGTTCGAGACAAGCAGCTGAGATCCGAGACAGATTTACTAAGCATTTTATGACCGAAGGAACTGTACCCTGGCAATgggaaatattacaaaaataaaacaagtattaaacatataatctccaaatatatttattaaaatacatgtatCAATGCTAACATCTTATTCTATGCACAGCCTGCAatctcttaaaataatatcattttagactgttattgtataaaaaaaataaaaatattacagtacttacaattagacaaatgttacaaaataaaaaaataagttttttcagtttttgaCAATTCTTTggctttgaaataaaataaaactattttgtactaacaataagtctgTAGACTGtagactaaaaaaataaacaaaatctcTAACAGTACACAGtcaaataatgcaataaaaaatacttaaata contains:
- the LOC139824969 gene encoding uncharacterized protein, which encodes MEAYRQRWRMKIIAMMLLHRRIKLVDEARNEAHRRIHRFWERPILKTRRTHGNWEHLIQELRLYDHETYFNFMRMTPQTFEEILSLVGSQLVKQTTNFREPICVEARLSLTIRYLATGDSLKSIALAFRIGAATASKIIRETCRTIWDSMQQEFFTPSQENWLHVHNEFALRWNFPHCIGALDGKHVVITAPAHSGSSFYNYKGQHSIVLMALVSADYKFLMVDIGAQGRHSDGGIFKNSEIGHRFNEGLMNLPPPSIIDSAHTQPLPFVIVADEAFQLNSFTMRPYPGRNMTAERRIFNYRLSRARRVVENAFGIMAARWRIYQKPMNTSLATTEGIVQATICLHNFMMTRDHYCDDSFADRVNYNNNIVANGAWRENVPVIGAIQNYRDAGLNKCSRQAAEIRDRFTKHFMTEGTVPWQWEILQK